Genomic window (Ananas comosus cultivar F153 linkage group 1, ASM154086v1, whole genome shotgun sequence):
GAGCGTTCATGCCACTAAGTTGAGAACTAATTGCTTTCCGAACAATATCCCGtaaagccgcatcactcatagccgtaggaaacatgccaaagtagcaacatcaattctttcacttaataatatagtcaaaagtcacttagggcatctaacatatatAGAATATCACTTCAAAATAATGTCCATAAGAACTCACACGATGAGGAAGCAGGGATCCATTCACTCATCTTCTTTATTTTGTTGCCTagcacatgtagtatgaaatacatgctatgacAGAGAATCTCAATGATcgtatgtctttctcaatgtcatacggATCTTAGCTCAGTCACTCCCGGAGTGTCTAGCCTGAGTTCTCCATTTGCTCTCTATCTCAAGCGCCAAACGGTAAGCTTACATTCGGCTCTTAATGTACAGGCCATACGAATCGTGGGACTATTCGTATGCGGCCTCACTAATGACTTCATTTTGGTGCCAACTAAGGCGGCTTCcattaatgcctcaatttttGCTCGCTCTCTACAGCGCCGAAAAGAATGATTGCTCATGTGAGAGGGCCAATCGGCCTGCGACATACTATTAATCCGTTCTACAACAATATACGAAATATATCCACGTGTGCTAATCTTATCAAATATCTttgtcaaaataataatttgtaattaaataaccaaaaatattaccaaaaaaaatggcaaaaaatAATCGACTGTCTATACAATCAAATCCTACAGAGTCCAAGAGCTTTAACATGAGCCAAAAAGGATTCTCTAACAATAGGCTTAGTCAGAGGATCTGCAATTTTGCGACTCGTAGAAATGTGTTCCAGAATTATTTCCTTCTGCGCCATTGCATCACAAACAAAGTGCTACTTTAAATCAATGTGCTTAGTCTTGCCATGATATTTTGGGTCCTTCGAGTATGCAATCGCTGCGATACTATCACAATAGATCATCACAGGAACGGAAGTACAAGTAACAACCCCAATATCTCGAAGGAACCTCCTCAACTAGATAGCCTCTTGAGCCGCTGCAGAACACACCACGAACTCCGCCTCCATGGTAGATAGAGCTACACAGGTCTGTTTTTTACTACTCCAAGATATGGCGTCATTGTCAAGCAAGAATGCATATCCTGAGGTTGACTTATGCTCATCTAGGTCACCAGCCCAATCCGCATCACTATAACCGATAAGACGTAAGTTCGTATCTTGATAGCACAGCACATAATCGATCGTACCTCTAAGGTAACGAAGTATCCTCTTAACAGCCTTCCGTTGGTCCAATCTCGGATTGGACTGAAAACGGCTAACCAGGTCCACAGCATAGCATTATATTAGACCGAGGACACATTATAGCGTACATCAAGCTCCCGACCGCATTAGCACATAGAATTTGAttcatcttatttttttttcagaagttttagggcactgtttaaggttcagactctcacctttagcaataagagtgtcaatgggtttgcaattatgcatctgaaatcgttctaaaatttttcttagGTAAGTTTCTTGAGACAGATCTAAAAGTTTCTTTGAAAGATCTCGTAGGATCTTGACTCCGAGCACATAATTTGCGTCACCTATgtccttcatctcaaaattaGAGGACATCCACGTCTGAGTGGTGATAatcattttcttattattttcgGCCAATaggatgtcatcaacatataaggaaAGGATTAGAAAATATTCTTTGAACCGTTTAACATACACACAGTGATCTTTTTCAATCATCGTAAACCCATCTTCAGTGATGGCTCGATGAAATCGAATGTACCACTATTTGGAGGATTGCTTCAATCCATAGATggatcgtcggagcttacaaactttatgctcctcaccctttacagagaagccagcaggttgatccatatagatctcctcatccAGTTTTCTATTGAAAAATGCAGTTTTAATGTCCATTTGGTAAAGTTCCAAATTCAAATACGCGACAATGGCCAAGATTAGGCAGATCGAAGCAAACCTTACAACAGAAAAGAAGGTTTCCTCGTAATCAACGGCTTCTCGATGGGTAAAACCCTTTACTACCAAGTGAGCCTTATACCTATCGATTGAACCGTCTGCCTTGTGCTTAACCTTGAGAACCTATTTATTCCCGATTGTTTTGCGCCCTGGTGGCAAGTCAACCAAGTTCCAGACATGATTTGACTTCATTGATTCTATTTCCTCTACCATTGCATCCAACCGTTCCTTATGAGTAGGTGATGAGAGAGCCTCTTGGAAAGACATAAGCTCATCATCATTATGTGCAGCAACCATGAAAACTTTCCCCTCAATTTCAAAACGACGATGGGGAACGCCCATATGTGTGCTCCTACAAAGTTGAGGCTCCTTTTCTAAAGGTAAGTCGCTCCCACTATCCCTAGGAGGTATCGAAGTCGCCTCCTCTGTCTCAACTGAACGAATAGAAGCACCAATATCAGAATCATCCATCTCATGGAACTCAATTTTATTTCGAACCTcacttctataagaaaaatcctcctcgaggaatTCAACATCTCGTAACTCAATCTCAGTCAAACTTCTATCTGTCTACTTTCCGATGAACACGTATCCCTTAGAGTGTTCAGGGTATCTTATAAAGAAACACTTCTTTCCTCTAGGACCCAACTTTCCATGCTTGTGAGAACTATCGTGTATATAAGCTGCCGAACCCCAAGGATGCAGGTGCTCTAAATTTGGTTTCCTGCCTTTCTATAATTCATAAGGGGTGGAAAGTACTATCTTGGAGGGtacacgattaagaatgtaggcAGCAGTTAACAATGCATCCCCCCAAAAAGAGATAGGCAAAtttgcttgcgccatcattgacctaactATGTCAAGTAAGGTGCGATTTTTTCTTTCTGCTATGCCATTTTGCTGCGGAGTACCAGGTTTTCATCACACAATTCCTTAAATTGTTCAGATAAATACTCATGGCCTCGATCAGTccttaagattttaattttcatatctaaCTGATTTTCAACCTTATAAATATAACGTCTAAAACAATTCAATGCTTCAGACCTATGGAAGATCAGATAAACATGACCGAAGCGTGTATGGTTATCTATAACtgtgatgaagtaaaaagcACCATATCTTGCTCTCACACTCATTGGGCCACAAATGTCGGAATGGAtcaattgtaaagaaaattctacCCTAGAAGCTTTATTAAATGATTTTCGGGTCGCTTTTCCCACAAGGCAATATTCACATGTGGGTAGGTCAACTTTAGTGAGCGAGCTCAATAGCCCGTCTCTAACTAATCTAGTCATTCTATCTTGCCCAATATGACCAAGACGTGCATGCCATTTAATTGAAATATTATGATCATTCTCAACAAAAGATAGCAAGGAAAATGAATCACTATCATTATTATTACAATCAATGTCCAAAATCATAAAACCATTTGAAATAAAACCCcttccataataaatagttccaagATGAATCTTAACTATATTATTctcaaaactaaaagaaaagtgtaacaaccctgaagaataaatggtacaggtagtagtagtagtagtaggagTTAGCAGGGGAGAGTAGTAAAAATGTCAACTTTACTTAGTCAGGAGAGGAATAAGGGCGGCAGCAGGGTGGAGAGGAGCGAACTCGGCGGAGCGATCTGGCGGGAAGGTGCTTGGATGGTCAGATGCTCGGATCGAGTAAGAAGGGCGGACCTAATAACCACCGGGCGGTGGATAGTGCGGAGAAAGGCGGACCCCAGTCCATTTACCCGTTTGCCAGACAGTTTGGACTGGTCAAGCCCACCCGCGGCCCATCAACTGGCCGAAAATCAGCCCAGCAGGCCTCACTCCCATCTTTTTGCCTATTTTGCAGTTTAGCCCTCATAGGATAGTTTACTTTAATTTTAGTACTAAGTAGTAGCGAGTATATATACAAGAATGTAATTGCAACAGCACaatgaatgaaatgaattagTCTATTTTCTTCCCCAAAAGttcttctccaaacccttcttcttctctactaTTTCTCCCCCCAATTctcctctatctctatctctatctctatctccaTCTCTACTCTCTACTTACCTCTATCTTCCCCAACTCTCAGCCTACCTCCATCCCATTCGCTCTCTATTCCCTTAACTCTTCTATCCTCGGTTACCGGTTACGTTACCTCGGATCCGCGACACACAGCCGGTAcattacaattggtatcagagcaacaCCGTCCCAGGGACCGTGGGCAGCTGGATTCAATAAAATCAAGACCGTAGAAAGGCTCAACAGCAGTGGGAAATCACCCCGAGTAGTGGGCGAGCACCAGGTAACATCATCCAACAAGCTCAAATTAGCAGCAAGCATTCACATTGGGGTGTACCGAGGTATTAGCAAGTTCCGGCGCTGATTCTATTGAATTAGAATAGCACCTAGCCTCAGTCAAGCATCACGGGCGCCTCGGTAGAGTTATTGTAGCACGTGGTAATCCCAAATCATACAAGAGTAGAGTGGTTAGATCCCAGGGATCGGTGCAGTGAATTCGTGCGCTGATTTCGATCTTTAGATCGTGGAGTTTGCTTGGCGATTGATCTTCCGCGCTCTAAGAATTGATTCCGATCGGTTCTAGACAAAGCGAGACACTGCGGAGACCAAATTGGTCTCAGATTCGTAGCTAAGGAGGAACCCATAATTCTCCGAGGCCACAGGATCCCACCTGGAGTTGTAGCAGCTGCAACAGATCCCGCATTGATTAGGCAGAGGCAACAGTGAGCTGCAGAAATCAAGTAAGGGCtgcaaagagagaaaaaatagctAGGAATTTCATCAAACACCTGGTGAGCGAGAGTGCACCAAGGAGTAAGAAAGGGTTGAACAGTTGAGCAATTAATCGAACACCTTATGAGCTACAGGTAATCAAGTTTGCTCACCCATTTTAATTTCAGCGACGAGCTACAGTTGGTTAATTTGCTACAAATGAAATTGTATTGAGGGTATGGACAACTGGTTACTATTCCATTGATTGGAATAGTCATTAGGCCTCAAATAGCATCATAGGCACCTCAATAATTTACTGTAGCTAGTAGAAGAATCCATTGGACAATCACTTCAAGTATCACTGTAAAACACTTCAAGGGGAAGCATATGTGAAGTAAAAAAATGGCTAATGGAACAAGGTTGCAGCAACAAACCACTAGCTATAACCAAAGCTTTGAAGGAACGTTACGAATTGCTAGGGATTTCAATCAAAAATTAGATGTCATAATTGAAGCACTACAAAAGGAACAGGCAAGGAGGCACGAAATCATGATGTAGGAGAATGCCCGCAGACATGAACAACACCTAGAGTTGATTAGGAGCCGATTTGTGCATGCTAGAGAAAAAGAGATAGCAGTGTAGGTtccaaaagaagagaaagggcTAATACCCATACCCATTCCTCTAGAGAAAAGAGTTAGTTCGCTAACTAATTCCGTATTCGACCAACCAGCTGTAGTGAAGGAAGTAGAGCAAAAGCACCTTGAAATTCTACAGATGGAGGACAGTAATGGGTATGATGTAAAGCTGAGTGATAGTGCCAGCAGACCTGAGGGATTGCTGAGGTTGCATTGTAACTCAACCATCTCCTACCAAGCCAATTCCAATTGTCGAAACACGCAACATAGAGCATTCAAGCTCAGATAGAAGCAAACTTAGAGATAACATCATTCCATTTCCTATCAGAGCAAACAAAGGTGAAGAACCTCCGCTAGGAACTCATCAGCTgcaagaaagtgaagaagatcCAATACCACAAGGGCCTGCTACAAGTAAGCGAACAACGATGCAAGGACGATGCTATGGGTACGGAGAGGAGTATATTACGGGAAAGCAATGTAAGAATAGCTCCCTACAAATGTTAccagcacaaaaaaaaagggacatgGATGCTGAATCTGAAACAGTAAAAGAAGAAGGATGTGAGCTACAACAAGTAGAAGAAGGAAATGTCTATGAGGCTACAAGCATCAAGGAGTCAAATAACCAAACCCAACTAATTTTGAATGATGATAGAAACTTACATAGCCTCATTGACTTCGGGATTGCAAAAGCTACCAGAGTTGAGTTTACTACTGTTGCATCCTTGATAATGATAGCAAACCCTGAGCACAAGGTGCCAAGCAAAAATTCTTGCCTTCAGTTTGCAAGGAAGAAGCCAGGTCATAAATTCTTTTCTAATTCAAGAAAATGGAGGCTCAAAAGTTCTGACATAGTGCTTAGAATTGATTGGATGAAGAAATATAGGCAAGTGCCTTTTGATTCAGGACCTAACAAGGTGACCACTCATAGCATTGAAGGAGTTGATCTAGTGCTCAGTCCTGGCTACTTGAAGACCTATAAGCTAATGCGACTTGGTCCTAAACAAGGCAAGGTAACAATCTATAGCATGGAAGAAAGAGTTTCGCAAAGGCCTGTCACCCCAATCAAGCTACACCAATTCAGTAATCAACAAGAGGTGGAAATTGCAACAATGCTAAGGTAGCAAGAGAGATCACAAGACTTAAAGATCCAAAGGCTACTTCGAAACTCTAACCTGGAAGAAGCTTACATTGCGTACAACTTGGTACATGGTTATAAGGAGTTAGGGTCTGTGCTGGGAATGGTTCACCCCTGTTCGCGATTTTTGGCTTATGAACAAGCCAAGCTGAAGGAATCTATTGTAGAATGGGCTGTTGCACTTGACACTTCAGGAATATGGCAAATTTATCGTAGAATTGAACTGTTCTTTCGCTACGTAGGAATAATCAAGAATTTGCAACAGTTAGTGCAAGAATATGTCAATTGCTTGATAATTGAAGAGGAAAATAAGCCCAAACAGAGCTATGAATGGTGGTCCATTGCAGAAGGATGGTTTGGCGACAATTTCCGCACTTCCACACAAGTGCAATTcttttgagctgaaattggtTATTTTCCACCAGCCTATGTATCAATTAGGGGTGGCAATACAGCTCGCTAtttgcgagccagctcgtgttcggctcgaaatgagctcgagatcggctcgctcgtttagtaaacgagctgaacacgagctcaattttttagctcgtttaataaataagccgaacacgagctaaggtcagctcgctcatgttcggctcgataacagctcgattatatttattttatattaatataatttatatatatatatattatattcatatacataaatatataaatatatttgcttataagtatataatatatattattattttgtagtttgtagctcagattattattttttaatttgtagccCAATTTAACAATAAAACCCAAGTTATCTATAAAGAGGcccatttatatttataatttcaaccgttaaattaaaatctaatggaTAATATTACATCAACTTTTAACTCACTATATTTTTAaccttatttcttttttcctaaCTTTTTCACCCTTCGCACACCCAGCCGCCTCCCCTTCACccaactttttctctctctctctcacagctCCACTTCACTTCACACATgtcgcactctctctctcttacagcCCCActtcacccctctctctctctctctctcacacagcTCCACTTCACTTCACACATgtcgcactctctctctcttacagcCCCActtcacccctctctctctctctctctcacagccCCACTTCACTTCACACATGTCGCACACCCCCGGCGGGCGGCTCGCCGGCAGCGTACTTTCGCCGTTCGCACACCCCCAGATGGCGGCACGCCGGCAGCGCACTCTTCGTCGTTCGCACATCCTCGGTAGCGGATTCTTTGCCGTTCACAAACCCTCGGCAGCGAACTTCGGCAGCGGCAGCAAACTTCGACAGCGCTGGCGGCAGCGAACTTCGACAGCGGCGctaatgagccgaacacgagccagcTCAATTAAGTTGCGAGCCAATCATGAGCCGGAGTTTTTCAGCTCGTCAcgagctcgagccgaacacgagctgacctTGAAGAcgttcgagccgagctcgagctggctctagctcgctcgagctcgacttgTTTGCAGCCCTAGTATCAATCCTTTCGGAGAATACTCTAGTGGAGTTGATTTCAAGTTGGAGCAAGCAAAGTGAGCAGGTCAGACACAATGATATAGAGCAACTAAATACAAAACAACAGGTAATGAAGCATTATGCTTATAAAAGAAGAAGTAAAGGAGTTTTTGAGGTGAAAGAGCAATTATGCTTGAAGTTGTTACTCTGTGAGCTACCTATCAAGCCTCTAGAAGGGTATCTAAGGCTCATAATTAACCAATTTGGACTTACTATATCTCGGAGCTAACAAGATCTACGGCATGCAGGTTGCGACTTACTGATGGTCCCAGGGGTGATCCCCGCCCCAACACGTGCCTCCATCCATGCAGCCAGCAAGAGGAGA
Coding sequences:
- the LOC109718850 gene encoding uncharacterized protein LOC109718850; the protein is MSVRARYGAFYFITVIDNHTRFGHVYLIFHRSEALNCFRRYIYKVENQLDMKIKILRTDRGHEYLSEQFKELCDENLTDRSLTEIELRDVEFLEEDFSYRSEVRNKIEFHEMDDSDIGASIRSVETEEATSIPPRDSGSDLPLEKEPQLCRSTHMGVPHRRFEIEGKVFMVAAHNDDELMSFQEALSSPTHKERLDAMVEEIESMKSNHVWNLVDLPPGRKTIGNK